In Hallerella succinigenes, the following are encoded in one genomic region:
- a CDS encoding U32 family peptidase: MVSSYKPELLAPAGDLKRMEYALAYGADAVYAGQPAFSLRARENGFRSLDDLAKGIEICHAKGKRFHLTSNVISRNSKVAPFQKALLEACKLGPDALIVADPGIIQFIHKECPEIPIHLSVQANTTNYLTAQFWQSMGVSRIILSRELRLGEILEIKEKCPGLELEVFVHGNVCMAMSGRCMLSNWTTHRDANQGMCNNSCRMPYRLYANPEVQSDDYQAHVGEFFLERTNATEGRAAELIGLDEDRWGTYFMSSRDLCALDSIPDLVNAQLSSFKIEGRTRSVYYLSSVVHAYRKAIDAAMKGEPIPQESRELISDTDSRGRMPGFFKGPLPQNYEATQEPSKTGAVAAQIDHIEADGSVFVQIKNKIERNSRLCWLDPENHEEVSIADLKNVKNESIDALHPGTNGLIRLNSDVTKRTKFENFAFLVLKKD; the protein is encoded by the coding sequence ATGGTAAGCTCTTACAAGCCCGAACTTTTAGCGCCGGCAGGCGATTTAAAACGCATGGAATACGCGCTCGCCTACGGTGCAGATGCGGTCTATGCTGGGCAACCGGCATTCTCGCTTCGCGCCCGTGAAAACGGTTTCCGCTCCTTGGACGATCTCGCCAAGGGCATCGAAATCTGCCATGCCAAGGGCAAGCGTTTCCATTTGACAAGCAACGTCATTTCGCGCAACTCCAAGGTCGCTCCATTCCAAAAGGCGCTCCTCGAAGCTTGCAAACTCGGCCCAGACGCTTTGATCGTCGCCGATCCGGGAATCATCCAGTTCATTCACAAAGAATGCCCGGAAATTCCCATCCACCTGTCTGTGCAGGCGAACACGACAAACTACTTGACCGCCCAATTCTGGCAGTCGATGGGCGTTTCCCGCATCATTCTTTCCCGCGAACTCCGCCTGGGCGAAATCCTTGAAATCAAGGAAAAATGTCCTGGACTTGAACTCGAAGTTTTTGTTCATGGCAATGTTTGCATGGCGATGTCCGGACGCTGCATGCTCAGCAACTGGACGACGCACCGCGACGCTAACCAGGGCATGTGCAACAACTCTTGCCGCATGCCGTACCGCCTTTACGCAAACCCCGAAGTCCAGTCCGACGACTACCAGGCCCACGTGGGAGAATTCTTCCTTGAACGCACAAACGCCACCGAAGGCCGTGCCGCAGAACTCATCGGGCTCGACGAAGACAGATGGGGAACATACTTTATGAGCAGCCGAGACCTTTGCGCCCTCGACTCCATTCCGGACCTCGTCAACGCACAACTTTCGAGTTTTAAGATCGAAGGCAGAACGCGCAGCGTCTATTACCTTTCTTCTGTCGTGCACGCCTACCGCAAAGCGATCGACGCCGCGATGAAAGGCGAACCCATTCCTCAGGAATCCCGCGAACTGATTTCCGACACGGACAGCCGCGGCCGCATGCCGGGATTTTTCAAAGGTCCTCTGCCGCAGAATTACGAAGCGACGCAGGAACCTTCCAAAACAGGCGCCGTCGCCGCACAGATTGACCACATTGAAGCGGACGGTTCTGTTTTTGTACAGATCAAAAATAAGATCGAGCGCAACTCGAGGCTCTGCTGGCTTGACCCGGAAAACCACGAAGAAGTGTCGATAGCCGACTTGAAAAACGTGAAAAACGAATCTATCGACGCCCTGCATCCAGGAACAAACGGTCTAATTCGACTGAATTCCGATGTGACAAAACGCACGAAATTTGAAAATTTTGCATTTTTAGTTTTGAAAAAAGATTAA
- a CDS encoding DEAD/DEAH box helicase — protein sequence MSEEISQNSAAEQAAQEPMNPFLNPVHIVEPENKLPDYTFNDLPADLKATLEKHGWSDLMPVQRKTMPYMLAARDMLVQSKTGSGKTGAFVLPLIQVIVREHKFPQALILVPTRELAQQVEEEIEKLAEGTGIKSVAIFGGVGYEPQLRTLREGVHIIVATPGRLLDHAQRGNVDFLSVRDLIMDEADEMLSMGFYPDMQRIRRYLPKDIACTMFSATIPQTVKSLAREFQRKNAGFLSLSYDKVIANNLEHRYYMCDVMDKDKMTIKVLELENPDSCMIFCNMKRDVSYLEQVLSNYGFSVGALSGDISQKLREKTLAAFRNKKLNILICTDVAARGIDVTHVTHVIIYDHPDDHEVYVHRSGRTARAGRSGVAISLITPVEEIELQKTAVDFGIQFIKMPAITEEELANRIRQRAAAELDREKRVLGQMKKERLRRFLPLVDELASNPEDKEVLAYLLDKFYWKEDDKKKFKREQEGTN from the coding sequence ATGAGTGAAGAAATTTCTCAAAATTCTGCCGCAGAACAGGCTGCCCAAGAACCGATGAATCCGTTTTTAAATCCGGTCCACATTGTGGAACCCGAAAACAAACTTCCGGATTACACCTTTAACGATTTGCCCGCCGACCTCAAGGCGACTCTCGAAAAGCACGGTTGGTCGGACCTGATGCCCGTGCAGCGCAAGACAATGCCGTACATGCTCGCCGCCCGCGATATGCTCGTCCAATCCAAGACGGGGTCGGGAAAGACCGGCGCATTCGTTCTTCCGCTGATCCAGGTGATCGTCCGTGAACACAAATTCCCGCAAGCCTTGATTCTTGTTCCGACGCGTGAACTCGCTCAGCAGGTTGAAGAAGAAATTGAAAAGCTCGCCGAAGGCACAGGCATCAAGTCAGTCGCCATCTTCGGTGGTGTCGGTTACGAACCGCAGCTCCGCACTCTCCGCGAAGGCGTCCACATTATCGTCGCGACTCCGGGCCGTCTTTTGGACCACGCCCAGCGCGGGAATGTCGACTTTCTTTCCGTCCGCGACCTCATCATGGACGAGGCGGACGAAATGCTCTCCATGGGATTCTACCCGGACATGCAACGCATTCGCCGTTACTTGCCAAAGGATATCGCCTGCACCATGTTCAGTGCAACGATTCCGCAAACGGTGAAGAGCCTTGCCCGAGAATTCCAGCGCAAGAATGCCGGATTCCTCTCCCTAAGCTACGACAAGGTCATCGCAAACAATCTGGAACACCGCTACTACATGTGCGATGTGATGGACAAGGACAAGATGACGATCAAGGTGCTCGAATTGGAAAATCCGGACAGCTGCATGATTTTCTGCAACATGAAGCGCGACGTGAGCTACCTTGAACAGGTGCTTTCTAATTACGGCTTCAGCGTCGGAGCGCTTTCCGGTGACATCTCACAGAAGCTGCGTGAAAAAACGCTCGCTGCCTTCCGCAACAAAAAACTCAACATTTTGATTTGCACGGACGTTGCCGCACGCGGTATCGACGTCACCCACGTTACCCACGTCATCATATACGACCACCCGGACGATCACGAAGTTTACGTGCATCGCAGTGGACGTACCGCACGTGCCGGTCGTAGCGGCGTCGCCATTTCTCTCATCACGCCCGTGGAAGAAATTGAACTTCAAAAAACAGCCGTGGATTTCGGCATCCAGTTTATCAAAATGCCGGCAATTACGGAAGAAGAGCTCGCAAACCGCATCCGTCAGCGCGCAGCCGCTGAACTCGACCGCGAAAAGCGCGTGCTCGGACAAATGAAGAAGGAACGCCTACGCCGATTCCTGCCTCTCGTAGACGAATTGGCATCCAACCCGGAAGACAAGGAAGTTCTCGCTTATCTTCTCGACAAGTTCTATTGGAAAGAAGATGACAAGAAAAAATTCAAGCGAGAACAAGAAGGGACAAACTAA